The sequence GCAAGCTGGATAAATAATCTCAAATTTGTCGTATCAAAACATGCATTCCGTAATATTAAGTATTTCCCATGACGAACTTTGCCCAGTACACATAACGCTATTCAAATGTAAGACGCACGCTCCAATAAACAAGCAAACCAATCAAGTATTATGAGCGATCCCAAAAGAGCAATCTATTACTTGCTCGACCGCATTGTTCCCTTCCCATGAATACGCATATTATAGCATAGCAAACCCAACAAACATGCTTCCAAACAGAACCGCCAGTCCGTATGCTTTTGAAACCTCAACAGCAGGAGCTGCCATCGACTTGCCCTTGCCACCACTGCTGCCGGTAGTACCAGGGACATTAGTGAAGATAGTGTCGGAGCCTGTGGTGGAAGGGGTAGCTTCAGGAACGGTGGTAGAGGCGGTTGAAGTAGTATTGTATCGCTTGGGATCAGTGGCACCGCAAGGGTGGTTGACGGCGCAGTTGGTCGCGCATGTGCTGTCCGTTCCACAGGCATTTCTGCACTGGACAACGAACTCCTGGCAGATGAAGTATGGCAGTGTCAATGAGTATTCAGTGATGTTAGGCTGCTGGTTATTTCCACAGAGACAGCCATATTGCAAAGTGTTCTACTTGGCCGTTAGCAATGTTTTACCTTGCCGATGGAAGTGTTTCTGATAGCACATACCGGGTTGCACTCGTTCACCAACGTCGTCTTAGTTGTGATTTGTGAACAAATGAGCGGGCACGATGAGGTTTCGTATTGACACCACGACTCTGCTCCAATATTAGCATCAATTGGTTGTGTATCATCTCCCGGCAATCATCTCACTTCTTGTGGCGAGGGGCACGCTGTCGGGGTCAATTTGTTCTTGAGCCTGACCTACGGCAGCAAAGgccgtcgtcgccgccagaAAAACTGATTTAAAAGAGACCATGTTGATTCAAGTGACGAAAACGTTCGTGATGAAGAGATGATACTGTAAAATCTAGCACCGAGCCGATATTAGTGATGCGATATAAGACACAATTGCtttgatggatggatgagggagagaagagtgAAGAGGGCAGAATGATAAGAGACAAGGTAGACGAGATGCAAAGGTGACCAGGAGCCACCTGACAAGGGCAGGTTTGCACCACTCACAATTATATGTATAAACAGCAGCTGCACCAGGGATTGCAAATGCAAATGCAAAAGCGAGAGACAGCAAACGAAGGCAAGCAGCGAAAGAGCTCAGCAAACGACGACTCGTTAACGACAGagatggcagcggcggcgagagAAAGGACAGGATCAAGAAGGAGGCACGTCCGAGGAGGAAAAGCACTTTTATCAGCGGAGGCAACGGAGCCCCGGCACGGAATCTCTCCAGAAAAGCCAAGACTCGGCCATTGACCAGGGCGGGTGGGAAGCGAGACCAGGAGGCGAGCTCGTCCAAGGGCCCCAGCTCGAGCTTTAGCTTTCGCTATCAAGCACACGGACGCACCAACCGCGCAGCAAAACGGGCAGCTTCAGTATCAGGCCTAGCTCCATTTCGTGTTCCCCGCCAAGCAAACACCCAAACGGGGCTGCTGGGTTCTCACATGTTGGTTTCTGGCCAGAGACGACGTAGAAATGGCCAGTTGCGCTGCGGAGGTTTGCGTCGTGGAGTGAGCTACAGCATCCGCAACTGCTACGATACTTCCACGCCAAAGCTACTATCCAGCAACTACTGCACATCCGCACTTAGTTTTGGGGGACCGTCGACCCTTGTCGGCCTAGTGGCCAGGCGATATTGAGGCCCCCACCATCGACAGCGAATGCTCCGTACCTGGCCGCGACGCTGACTACCTGGACCGTTCTTTGCCCGTGCTAGGCGGTGCATGTACACACATACGAGGCACATCTCCCAGGAAGCAGTAATCCGATGCCCGCTAGTGCACGGTAGCACTGCTGGTAGCGCGTCGTCGCCGG comes from Trichoderma asperellum chromosome 3, complete sequence and encodes:
- a CDS encoding uncharacterized protein (EggNog:ENOG41~SECRETED:SignalP(1-21)) → MVSFKSVFLAATTAFAAVGQAQEQIDPDSVPLATRKSWCQYETSSCPLICSQITTKTTLVNECNPNTLQYGCLCGNNQQPNITEYSLTLPYFICQEFVVQCRNACGTDSTCATNCAVNHPCGATDPKRYNTTSTASTTVPEATPSTTGSDTIFTNVPGTTGSSGGKGKSMAAPAVEVSKAYGLAVLFGSMFVGFAML